A stretch of the Panicum virgatum strain AP13 chromosome 9N, P.virgatum_v5, whole genome shotgun sequence genome encodes the following:
- the LOC120691777 gene encoding cystathionine gamma-synthase 1, chloroplastic-like → MAPSTSLGKISLPRQQRRLLQPLSSPKHKRVAATPPAVLLQELFGDAQAAQPPKTRRASDETLAVHAGEKLGRGADEAATDSIATPIVSGTTHWFKSSEDLIAFKEGRRHSHEYGRYSNPTVKVLEDKISALERAEATLVTSSGMNAIVATLLALVPPGGHIVTTTDCYSEARAFIGDRLSKMGIRSTFVDLDDMESLLAVLDKKDVTLFYADSPTNPLLKCVDIRLVAELCHRKGALVCIDSPLASPINQKPLTLGADIVVHSATKYMAGHHDVIAGCVSGSEALISKIRAWHHDLGGAISPNAAYMIIRGLKTMALRVEAHNRTALQMARLLECHPKIERVHYPGLEGNPWHQVAKSQMTGYGGVVSFEVKSDLCSTMRFVDALEIPLIATSLGGCESLVQQPAVMSFWGKSDEEKARNGIKDNLVRFSFGIEKFEDLRDDVLQALEKI, encoded by the exons ATGGCTCCCTCCACCTCCCTTGGCAAGATCTCGCTCCCGAggcagcagcgccgcctcctccaaccTCTCAGCTCTCCAAAGCACAAGCGCGTTGCCGCCACACCCCCAGCTGTGTTGCTTCAAGAATTGTTCGGGGATGCTCAGGCAGCTCAGCCTCCCAAGACGAGACGCGCCTCCGACGAGACTCTAGCCGTTCACGCTGGGGAGAAGCTCGGGAGGGGCGCGGACGAGGCCGCCACGGACTCGATCGCGACGCCAATTGTGAGCGGCACAACGCACTGGTTCAAGAGCTCCGAGGACCTCATCGCCTTCAAGGAAGGCCGGCGCCATAGCCACGAGTACGGCCGGTACAGCAACCCGACGGTGAAGGTCTTGGAGGACAAGATCAGCGCGCTGGAGAGAGCCGAGGCGACCCTAGTAACGTCGTCAGGCATGAACGCTATCGTGGCAACTCTGCTCGCGCTCGTGCCGCCGGGCGGCCACATCGTGACGACCACTGACTGCTACAGCGAGGCGCGCGCCTTCATCGGCGATAGGCTCTCCAAGATGGGCATCAGGTCCACATTCGTCGACCTCGACGACATGGAGTCGCTACTGGCCGTCCTGGACAAGAAGGATGTGACTCTCTTCTACGCCGACTCCCCAACAAACCCGCTGCTCAAGTGCGTGGACATCAGGCTGGTTGCGGAGTTGTGCCACCGGAAGGGTGCCCTTGTGTGCATCGATAGCCCGCTCGCGTCGCCCATCAACCAGAAGCCCCTCACCCTCGGTGCCGACATCGTCGTGCACTCCGCTACAAAGTACATGGCCGGGCACCACGATGTCATTGCCGGATGCGTTAGCGGCTCGGAGGCACTCATCTCCAAAATACGGGCATGGCACCACGACCTTGGCGGCGCTATCAGTCCG AACGCGGCTTACATGATCATACGCGGGCTTAAGACGATGGCCCTTCGTGTTGAGGCACATAACCGTACGGCACTGCAGATGGCACGCCTCCTGGAGTGCCACCCGAAGATTGAACGGGTGCACTATCCTGGGCTTGAGGGCAACCCATGGCACCAAGTCGCCAAGAGTCAGATGACCGGGTATGGTGGCGTTGTCAGCTTCGAGGTCAAATCAGATCTCTGCAGCACCATGAGGTTCGTCGATGCACTGGAAATCCCCTTGATCGCAACATCGCTTGGCGGTTGTGAGAGCCTGGTACAGCAGCCAGCGGTCATGTCATTCTGGGGAAAGAGTGATGAGGAGAAGGCCAGGAACGGGATCAAGGACAACCTGGTGAGGTTCAGTTTCGGGATCGAGAAGTTTGAGGATTTGAGGGACGACGTTCTCCAAGCATTGGAAAAGATTTAG